One part of the Treponema peruense genome encodes these proteins:
- a CDS encoding DUF362 domain-containing protein, whose protein sequence is MEPSKVFFTDFRTTKDGGLTEKLKKLCRKAGIANIDFENKLTAIKMHFGEDGNLSFLRPEYARAVADLVKELGGKPFLTDCNTLYPGCRKNAVDHLDIAARHGFLQITTGCPVIIGDGLKGTDEVDVPVRNGEYCKTAHIGRAIMDADVFISLSHFKGHEATGFGGTCKNIGMGCGSRAGKMDQHNSGKPVVNQDACRGCKMCAKECGSDAISFDSKKAFINQDLCKGCGRCIGACNFDAIYNPNSSANEDLDRKMAEYTMAVCDGRPCFHINMILDVSPWCDCHAFNDAPLIPNIGMAASFDPVALDQACSDMCQKAARFQNTRITDHSAKGIKMTGDLWKDSTRDSVWDETLIHAQKIGLGTREYVLETVN, encoded by the coding sequence ATGGAACCTTCTAAAGTTTTTTTTACTGACTTCAGAACTACAAAAGACGGCGGACTTACAGAAAAACTCAAGAAACTATGCCGCAAAGCCGGAATTGCAAACATTGATTTTGAAAACAAACTTACTGCAATAAAAATGCACTTTGGAGAAGACGGAAACCTTTCTTTTTTAAGGCCGGAATATGCACGCGCCGTAGCAGATCTTGTAAAAGAACTTGGCGGAAAACCTTTTTTAACCGACTGCAATACACTCTACCCTGGCTGCCGCAAAAACGCGGTTGACCATCTGGACATTGCCGCACGCCACGGATTTCTTCAGATAACAACAGGCTGTCCCGTAATCATAGGTGACGGTCTTAAGGGAACAGATGAAGTCGATGTTCCTGTACGCAACGGTGAATACTGCAAAACAGCCCACATAGGCCGCGCAATAATGGACGCCGATGTTTTCATAAGCCTTTCACACTTTAAGGGACACGAAGCAACCGGGTTCGGAGGTACATGCAAAAACATAGGAATGGGATGCGGAAGCCGTGCCGGAAAAATGGACCAGCACAATTCGGGCAAACCTGTAGTAAACCAGGATGCATGCCGCGGTTGCAAAATGTGTGCAAAAGAATGCGGTTCAGACGCAATTTCGTTTGACTCAAAAAAAGCATTCATCAACCAGGATTTGTGCAAAGGCTGCGGAAGATGTATAGGTGCATGCAACTTTGACGCGATATACAATCCCAATTCCAGTGCAAATGAAGACCTTGACCGCAAGATGGCCGAATACACAATGGCTGTTTGTGACGGCCGCCCCTGTTTTCATATAAACATGATTCTTGACGTAAGCCCGTGGTGCGACTGCCACGCCTTTAACGATGCGCCCCTTATTCCAAACATCGGAATGGCGGCAAGTTTTGACCCGGTTGCACTTGACCAGGCCTGCAGCGACATGTGCCAGAAAGCCGCACGCTTCCAGAACACGCGCATAACAGACCACAGCGCAAAGGGAATAAAAATGACCGGAGACCTCTGGAAAGATTCAACAAGAGATTCTGTCTGGGACGAAACCCTCATCCACGCCCAGAAAATTGGACTCGGAACAAGGGAATACGTTCTGGAAACAGTAAATTAA
- the tsaD gene encoding tRNA (adenosine(37)-N6)-threonylcarbamoyltransferase complex transferase subunit TsaD, whose protein sequence is MKVLGIESSCDETACAIVEDGKRIISNVVATQIPFHQIYKGVVPEIASRKHAEWILPVVRQALSEAKMTLSEVDAIAATNRPGLMGSLLVGLTFGKTLAWSCNKPFLAVNHMLGHMYAAHLENDISYPYLGLLVSGGHSIIAKVNGFDDLEILGTTIDDSVGEAFDKVAKYYDLGYPGGVIIDGLAKKGDSHAYSFPVPKLDKGDHRYDVSFSGLKTAVIHQSQMFLNKGFEPSVENLAASFQETACRTLVGRLMRAVEDTGLKTVVAGGGVAANSRLRAMLAEHTDLNCIFPPLKLCGDNGAMIAGVAYHFLKRGDRSGWNTTACARIPQFKRGLANLEAFGRR, encoded by the coding sequence ATGAAAGTATTGGGAATTGAAAGTTCGTGTGACGAAACGGCGTGTGCAATTGTAGAAGACGGAAAGCGAATTATAAGCAATGTTGTTGCCACACAGATTCCGTTTCATCAGATTTATAAGGGCGTTGTTCCCGAAATTGCCAGCAGAAAACATGCTGAATGGATTCTTCCTGTAGTAAGACAGGCTCTTAGCGAAGCCAAAATGACACTTTCTGAAGTAGATGCCATTGCAGCGACAAACAGGCCGGGACTTATGGGTTCTCTTCTTGTAGGCCTTACATTCGGAAAAACCCTCGCCTGGTCATGCAACAAGCCGTTTCTTGCTGTTAACCATATGCTTGGTCACATGTATGCTGCCCATCTCGAAAACGACATTTCCTATCCTTATCTGGGACTTCTTGTAAGCGGAGGTCACAGTATTATTGCAAAGGTTAACGGTTTTGATGATCTTGAAATACTCGGAACTACAATTGACGACAGTGTAGGCGAAGCGTTTGACAAAGTCGCAAAGTATTATGATCTGGGGTATCCCGGAGGAGTAATAATTGACGGTCTTGCAAAGAAAGGCGACAGCCACGCATATTCATTCCCTGTTCCAAAACTCGACAAAGGCGACCACCGTTACGATGTTTCGTTCAGCGGACTCAAGACGGCGGTAATCCATCAGTCGCAGATGTTTTTGAACAAAGGCTTTGAACCAAGTGTAGAAAACCTGGCCGCCTCGTTCCAGGAAACAGCATGCCGCACTCTTGTAGGAAGACTTATGCGCGCCGTTGAAGATACCGGTCTTAAAACAGTTGTTGCCGGCGGTGGTGTCGCGGCGAATTCACGCTTAAGGGCAATGCTTGCAGAACATACAGATCTTAACTGTATTTTCCCGCCACTCAAACTTTGCGGTGACAACGGCGCTATGATTGCGGGTGTTGCGTACCACTTCCTTAAGAGAGGCGACCGCAGCGGCTGGAACACAACTGCATGTGCGCGCATTCCGCAGTTTAAGCGCGGTCTTGCAAATCTTGAAGCTTTCGGCCGCAGATAG
- a CDS encoding divergent polysaccharide deacetylase family protein, which produces MSVKKSRRPAQKRRPARKRKPKVSLDSKRVTVLAAVIVALCVLFLSLSFVFSRAASSSSAAKNISQKEPASVAVEPAKKLPPAKKKTEPSAKKSTSSSKKAESSDKTVSAKKSTDSAKKTDSAQKKPAAENTASSAAQNAVAKTSVSEKTAAKPSVKEQPHLASAVVPQKPVEELPDRKFNIPKAAPGAKIAFVIDDAGQSVSNLKKYTSLPFDISVAVLPGLSHTKDCAYVVRAAKKELLLHQPMQAENLNLDPGPCAIKPGMSTFEIAQIVKTNLDELGPGVKGMNNHEGSLITGNVIKIGAVLDVAAERGIYFLDSRTTAASMARQAALERDMNIKERDVFIDDIVNRDKMLEQIYRGIGIANKKGKVIMIGHVDKSAGILPQLLSELYPYLKKNGYTVTVPSRL; this is translated from the coding sequence ATGTCTGTTAAAAAAAGTAGGCGTCCGGCACAAAAAAGACGGCCGGCCAGGAAAAGAAAGCCCAAGGTTTCGCTTGACAGTAAACGCGTTACTGTTCTTGCGGCTGTTATTGTGGCTCTTTGTGTTCTCTTCCTTTCATTAAGCTTTGTATTCAGCCGTGCAGCATCATCTTCTTCGGCTGCAAAAAATATTTCTCAGAAAGAGCCGGCCTCTGTTGCTGTAGAGCCGGCAAAAAAACTTCCGCCTGCAAAGAAAAAGACAGAGCCTTCTGCAAAAAAAAGTACCTCTTCTTCAAAAAAGGCGGAATCTTCGGATAAAACTGTTTCTGCCAAAAAATCAACGGATTCTGCCAAAAAAACTGATTCTGCACAAAAAAAGCCGGCTGCAGAAAATACGGCGTCTTCAGCAGCGCAGAATGCCGTAGCAAAAACTTCTGTCAGTGAAAAAACTGCTGCAAAGCCTTCTGTAAAAGAACAGCCTCATCTGGCTTCTGCTGTTGTTCCGCAAAAGCCTGTAGAAGAGCTTCCCGACAGAAAATTTAATATTCCAAAGGCGGCACCGGGCGCAAAAATTGCTTTTGTAATTGACGATGCCGGCCAGAGTGTTTCGAATCTTAAAAAATATACATCGCTTCCTTTTGATATTTCTGTTGCGGTTCTTCCGGGGCTTTCACATACAAAAGACTGCGCTTATGTAGTGCGCGCGGCAAAAAAAGAACTGCTTCTTCACCAGCCCATGCAGGCAGAAAACCTTAATCTTGACCCGGGACCGTGTGCCATTAAGCCCGGCATGAGTACTTTTGAAATTGCGCAGATTGTAAAGACAAACCTTGATGAACTGGGGCCCGGCGTTAAGGGAATGAACAACCACGAAGGTTCGCTTATCACGGGCAATGTAATAAAGATTGGCGCTGTTCTGGATGTGGCAGCCGAGCGCGGAATTTATTTTCTTGACTCACGCACTACGGCTGCAAGTATGGCACGGCAGGCAGCACTCGAACGCGACATGAATATAAAAGAGCGCGATGTTTTTATAGATGACATTGTAAACCGCGACAAAATGCTTGAGCAGATTTACCGCGGAATTGGTATTGCAAATAAAAAGGGCAAGGTTATAATGATAGGTCATGTAGACAAGTCAGCGGGAATTCTTCCGCAGCTTTTGTCAGAGCTATATCCATATTTAAAGAAGAACGGCTACACGGTGACGGTTCCGTCCAGGTTGTGA
- a CDS encoding sigma-70 family RNA polymerase sigma factor — MENSVIKSYLADIQRFPLLSAAEECDLSEKINASDESAYKKLVNCNLRLVVSVARRIAHNAANSVSEMDLIQEGSMGLMVAARKFSPAFGTRFSTYAYPWIAQYMLRYINTKTAFISIPHRKEALIRSIQKASSYLSQLNGTAPSAADIALYLGIPAKRVNECMSFAYSCSSLESCPENNGTYFGDSLPSDVRSPEEEYLREETCAELRNLMGNLGRNEGRVLWYRFNFDGSTKAKTLREIGSIIGVSPEAVRQTEIRAVRHIREYFENAV, encoded by the coding sequence ATGGAAAATTCAGTAATCAAATCGTATCTTGCAGACATTCAGAGGTTCCCGCTTCTTTCGGCCGCAGAAGAATGTGATTTGTCAGAAAAAATAAACGCCAGTGACGAGTCTGCATACAAAAAGCTTGTCAACTGTAACTTAAGGCTTGTTGTAAGTGTTGCACGCCGTATTGCACACAATGCCGCAAATTCAGTTTCAGAAATGGACCTTATTCAGGAAGGAAGCATGGGGCTTATGGTAGCCGCACGCAAGTTCAGCCCTGCCTTCGGAACACGTTTTTCTACATACGCTTATCCCTGGATTGCACAGTATATGCTCAGGTACATCAACACAAAAACTGCATTTATAAGCATTCCGCACAGAAAAGAAGCTTTGATCCGCTCAATACAAAAGGCTTCTTCTTATCTTTCACAGCTGAACGGAACAGCCCCTTCTGCCGCAGACATTGCACTTTATCTTGGTATTCCGGCTAAGCGCGTTAACGAATGCATGAGTTTTGCCTACAGCTGTTCTTCGCTCGAGTCCTGCCCCGAAAACAACGGCACTTATTTTGGCGACTCGCTGCCTTCTGACGTGCGTTCTCCCGAAGAAGAGTATCTGCGTGAAGAAACATGTGCAGAACTCCGCAATCTTATGGGCAATCTTGGACGTAACGAAGGCCGTGTTTTGTGGTACAGATTCAATTTTGACGGCAGCACAAAGGCAAAAACTTTGCGCGAAATAGGTTCAATAATAGGAGTAAGCCCCGAAGCCGTGCGCCAGACCGAAATAAGAGCTGTAAGACACATACGCGAATACTTCGAAAACGCCGTGTGA